A window of the Tunturibacter empetritectus genome harbors these coding sequences:
- a CDS encoding methyltransferase, TIGR04325 family, with amino-acid sequence MTMTGVLTRLNLSTLPGYKQLRQSGVLDFVAGKEFGHYRGRFSTSEEATNSLPPSRRATYDNESLVSIGIESYSTIHPFDWPILTFCQKLMRENHLHAVTDFGGHIGVKFYAFRQMLDLPEDFRWQIVDVPAMVREGRRRVPPEVHSLSFYENVEETQACDALLCSGSLQYVDWSIEELIERLPRRPYMIFLNKVPVSASEGFFTLETFVKTLPCRIFGPHELEAARKHLGYKLAASWPIPNRDFVVLSSKGMEKVQMVGEAWVLQPSNA; translated from the coding sequence ATGACTATGACGGGTGTTCTGACACGTTTGAACCTCTCAACCCTTCCGGGATACAAGCAGCTACGGCAGTCCGGAGTACTGGATTTCGTAGCCGGCAAAGAGTTTGGGCACTATCGCGGGAGATTCAGTACCAGCGAAGAGGCGACGAACTCTCTTCCGCCTTCGCGCCGCGCAACTTATGACAATGAATCGCTGGTCTCGATCGGGATCGAATCGTACTCGACCATTCATCCGTTTGACTGGCCGATTCTGACCTTCTGCCAGAAGCTGATGCGCGAGAACCATCTGCATGCGGTGACCGATTTTGGTGGTCATATCGGCGTGAAGTTCTATGCGTTTCGACAGATGCTCGACCTTCCGGAAGACTTTCGCTGGCAGATTGTCGATGTGCCGGCGATGGTGAGGGAGGGGCGGCGGCGCGTGCCTCCTGAGGTGCACTCGTTGAGCTTCTACGAGAACGTCGAAGAGACCCAGGCGTGTGATGCGCTGTTGTGCTCTGGGAGTCTGCAGTATGTGGACTGGTCGATTGAAGAGCTCATCGAGCGGCTGCCGAGGAGGCCGTACATGATCTTTTTGAATAAGGTTCCTGTCTCGGCGAGTGAGGGCTTCTTCACGCTGGAGACGTTTGTTAAGACGCTGCCGTGCCGCATCTTCGGGCCCCACGAGCTTGAGGCGGCCCGTAAACATCTGGGCTACAAGCTTGCCGCGAGCTGGCCGATACCCAACCGCGACTTTGT